The nucleotide window ATTTGGATCTCTCATGATAACATCTCCAAGTGAGGAGCGATTCAATGGCCATTTAATCTTTGCATCGACCAATTCAAAGATGATCGTCGGCCTTGCGCTTGCGAAGCTTGATGAACATGTCGTCGGCCATGCGGTCCAACCCCCATTCCACCTTCCAGTTCCAGTCCTTGGAGGCGAGAGAATCGTCCATGGAGTTAGGCCAGGAGTCAGCAATGGCCTGGCGAAAGTCCGGTCGATATTCGATCTTGAAACCGGGACTTCGTTCGGCAACTAATTTTGCCAGCTCCCCGGCGGAGAAGCTGGTCCCGTTGAGATTATAGCCCAGGCGGGTGGTGATGCTTTCCGCCGGAGCTTTCATGATGTCGATGGCAGCGTTGATGCAATCGGGCATGTACATCATCGGCAGGACGGTGTCCTCGCGTACAAAACAAGTGTAGCGATTATTGCGTACCGCCTCATAGAATATGGCGATCGCGTAATCGGTCGTGCCACCCCCTGGCATGGTCTTCGCACTGACGATACCGGGATAGCGAACACTGCGTACATCGACTCCGTACTTGCTGTGGTAATAATCGCATAGCAGTTCACCAGTCACCTTGGTGACACCATACATGGTGGTGGGTTGG belongs to Methanomassiliicoccales archaeon and includes:
- a CDS encoding NAD-dependent epimerase/dehydratase family protein gives rise to the protein QPTTMYGVTKVTGELLCDYYHSKYGVDVRSVRYPGIVSAKTMPGGGTTDYAIAIFYEAVRNNRYTCFVREDTVLPMMYMPDCINAAIDIMKAPAESITTRLGYNLNGTSFSAGELAKLVAERSPGFKIEYRPDFRQAIADSWPNSMDDSLASKDWNWKVEWGLDRMADDMFIKLRKRKADDHL